One Aggregicoccus sp. 17bor-14 DNA window includes the following coding sequences:
- a CDS encoding serine/threonine-protein kinase: MKCLDDATLEELLAGRLDESAVTRALAHADGCSACTERLEALSGGARGEDEPTNPIGSPAPLTEGVGLLPRGTPLGRYLILERLGAGGMGEVYAAFDPQLNRKVALKLLLPAGSPEAQAEARLRLLREAQAMARLSHPNVIPVYDLGEFGERVFVAMEFIEGRTLRRWLEERPRGWREVVEVLSAAGRGLAAAHAAGLVHRDFKPDNVLIGRDERVYVLDFGLAVGRGAEGEGPASAQAMAAVPAPSETLGTLPPGATPRATPHSPQAALGTPVTRRGAVLGTPGYMAPEQYRGETASPAADQFGFCATLYLALYGSRAFAGDNAAALFYAAREGRVQAPPANTRVPAWVHQVVVRGLSPAPEARFSSVEALLTALQKDPARRRRRLLALAGAGALLLASVGFTTHAVRERAARCQGAAARLEGVWDDARKDAIASAFTTTGVPYAARAWEGVRSALDGYTGAWVEMQTQACEATRLRGEASEKVLGLRTACLEQRRGELQALTEVLRTADADVVQQALSAVRTLPELEVCADVDLLSSRVPPPADAHEAQRVEALRQSLAQARALWAAGRYKAGVEAVRPLEKEAEALGYLPVRAEVLLQLGQLEEGFGNAEAGERAMKRAVWTAEEAHADELRAEALTALTSLLGYNAARAPEAHDTFESGRALLARLRTGGRLLAELYSAHGLALSSEGRFAEAERAQREALVAAERSLGPESPEVGVVLRRLSNTLSAQGRHAQTLPVLQRALGIFRAALGGEHPRVGSTLVNLGTTYSELGRRDEALATLREGLGILERTLAPKHPFMPKALDALGTALWKAGRHEEALVQLQKALSASEAARGPNHPDVAQPCVSLGLALTDAGRPAEALPYFRRALSIQERALKSQHPSLAVALMGLGDAQRRLGHSAEALAALERALAIREAAHVPPLELAASRFALAQALWEGGSAAHPRALALAEKAEADLGAQPDGAEALRQQLAAWRAAHASTESLTSNH; this comes from the coding sequence GTGAAGTGCCTCGATGACGCAACGCTGGAGGAGCTGCTGGCCGGCAGGCTCGACGAGTCTGCCGTCACGCGCGCGCTCGCGCATGCGGACGGGTGCAGCGCCTGCACCGAGCGGCTCGAGGCGCTCAGCGGCGGCGCGCGCGGCGAGGACGAGCCCACCAACCCCATCGGGTCACCGGCGCCGCTGACGGAGGGCGTGGGGCTGCTGCCGCGCGGCACGCCCCTGGGCCGCTACCTCATCCTCGAGCGCCTGGGCGCCGGCGGGATGGGCGAGGTGTACGCGGCCTTCGATCCGCAGCTCAACCGCAAGGTGGCGCTCAAGCTGCTGCTGCCCGCGGGCAGCCCCGAGGCGCAGGCAGAGGCGCGGCTGCGGCTGCTGCGCGAGGCGCAGGCGATGGCGCGCCTGTCGCATCCCAACGTCATCCCCGTCTACGACCTCGGCGAGTTCGGCGAGCGCGTCTTCGTGGCGATGGAGTTCATCGAGGGGCGCACCCTGCGCCGCTGGCTCGAGGAGCGGCCGCGAGGCTGGCGCGAGGTGGTGGAGGTGCTGAGCGCGGCGGGACGCGGGCTCGCGGCGGCGCACGCGGCGGGCCTCGTGCACCGCGACTTCAAGCCGGACAACGTGCTCATCGGCCGCGACGAGCGCGTGTACGTGCTGGACTTCGGGCTCGCGGTGGGCCGCGGCGCCGAGGGCGAGGGACCGGCCTCGGCGCAGGCGATGGCGGCCGTGCCCGCGCCCTCCGAGACGCTGGGCACCCTGCCCCCCGGCGCCACACCGCGCGCGACGCCGCACTCGCCGCAGGCCGCGCTGGGCACGCCCGTCACCCGCCGCGGCGCGGTGCTGGGCACCCCGGGCTACATGGCGCCCGAGCAGTACCGCGGCGAGACGGCGAGCCCGGCGGCGGACCAGTTCGGCTTCTGCGCCACGCTGTACCTCGCACTCTACGGCAGCCGCGCCTTCGCGGGCGACAACGCGGCCGCCCTCTTCTACGCCGCGCGCGAGGGGCGCGTGCAGGCGCCGCCCGCCAACACGCGCGTGCCCGCGTGGGTGCACCAGGTGGTGGTGCGCGGCCTCTCGCCCGCGCCCGAGGCGCGCTTCTCGTCGGTGGAGGCGCTGCTCACGGCGCTGCAGAAGGACCCGGCAAGGCGGCGCCGGCGCCTGCTCGCGCTCGCGGGCGCAGGCGCCCTGCTGCTCGCCAGCGTGGGCTTCACGACGCACGCGGTGCGCGAGCGCGCGGCGCGCTGCCAGGGCGCGGCCGCGCGGCTCGAGGGCGTGTGGGACGACGCGCGCAAGGACGCCATCGCGAGCGCCTTCACGACCACCGGCGTGCCGTACGCGGCGCGGGCGTGGGAGGGCGTGCGGAGCGCGCTGGACGGGTACACGGGCGCGTGGGTGGAGATGCAGACCCAGGCCTGCGAGGCTACGCGCCTGCGGGGCGAGGCGAGCGAGAAGGTGCTGGGCTTGCGCACCGCGTGCCTCGAGCAGCGGCGCGGCGAGCTGCAGGCGCTCACCGAGGTGCTGCGCACGGCGGACGCGGACGTGGTGCAGCAGGCGCTCAGCGCGGTGCGCACCCTGCCCGAGCTCGAGGTGTGCGCGGACGTGGACCTGCTCTCCTCGCGCGTCCCGCCGCCCGCGGACGCGCACGAGGCCCAGCGCGTGGAGGCGCTGCGCCAGAGCCTCGCCCAGGCGCGCGCGCTGTGGGCCGCCGGGCGCTACAAGGCGGGCGTGGAGGCGGTGCGCCCGCTCGAGAAGGAGGCCGAGGCGCTGGGCTACCTCCCGGTGCGCGCCGAGGTGCTCCTGCAGCTGGGGCAGCTGGAGGAGGGCTTCGGCAACGCGGAGGCCGGCGAGCGCGCGATGAAGCGCGCGGTGTGGACGGCGGAGGAGGCGCACGCGGACGAACTGCGCGCCGAGGCGCTCACCGCGCTCACCAGCCTGCTGGGCTACAACGCCGCGCGCGCCCCGGAGGCCCACGACACCTTCGAGAGCGGGCGCGCGCTGCTCGCGCGGCTGCGCACCGGCGGGCGCCTGCTCGCGGAGCTGTACAGCGCGCACGGCCTCGCGCTCTCCAGCGAGGGGCGCTTCGCGGAAGCCGAGCGCGCGCAGCGCGAGGCGCTCGTGGCGGCCGAGCGCAGCCTGGGCCCGGAGAGCCCCGAGGTGGGGGTGGTGCTGCGCCGGCTCTCCAACACGCTCAGCGCCCAGGGGCGCCACGCGCAGACGCTGCCGGTGCTGCAGCGCGCGCTCGGCATCTTCCGCGCCGCACTCGGCGGAGAGCACCCGCGCGTGGGCAGCACCCTGGTGAACCTGGGCACCACCTACAGCGAGCTCGGACGGCGCGACGAGGCGCTCGCGACGCTGCGCGAGGGGCTCGGCATTCTCGAGCGCACGCTCGCGCCCAAGCACCCCTTCATGCCCAAGGCGCTCGACGCGTTGGGCACGGCGCTGTGGAAGGCGGGCCGGCACGAGGAGGCGCTGGTGCAGCTGCAGAAGGCGCTCTCGGCGAGCGAGGCCGCGCGCGGGCCCAACCACCCGGACGTGGCGCAGCCCTGCGTGAGTCTCGGGCTCGCACTCACGGACGCGGGCCGCCCCGCCGAGGCGCTGCCCTACTTCCGCCGCGCGCTCTCCATCCAGGAGCGCGCGCTCAAGAGCCAGCACCCCAGCCTCGCGGTCGCGCTAATGGGGCTGGGAGACGCGCAGCGCAGGCTGGGGCACTCCGCCGAGGCGCTCGCCGCCCTCGAGCGCGCGCTCGCCATCCGCGAGGCCGCGCACGTGCCCCCGCTGGAGCTCGCCGCGAGCCGCTTCGCCCTCGCGCAGGCGCTGTGGGAGGGGGGCAGCGCCGCGCACCCGCGCGCGCTCGCGCTCGCCGAGAAGGCCGAGGCGGACCTCGGCGCGCAGCCGGATGGCGCCGAGGCCCTGCGCCAGCAGCTCGCCGCCTGGCGCGCCGCGCACGCCAGTACCGAGTCCCTCACGTCCAACCACTGA
- a CDS encoding sterol desaturase family protein translates to MKGYVRHSAGRMFDNPVLEWGSKIHPATPFVVYGPLVLGLLAWGFTRGPLHVASSALLFAVGYVAWQLMEYGLHRGFFHWEGTGPFTRRVHAVIHGYHHTYPDDGQRLVMPLGASVPLALVIGGGLYLLRAPHLTLPFFCGLVTGYMAYDFIHYRVHHGGLPGAWGKELRARHMAHHFNTPDKNFGISHMYLDVLFGTLRQRPQRDAGAQPPRQPDADGHGHPTA, encoded by the coding sequence ATGAAGGGCTACGTGCGCCACAGCGCGGGGCGGATGTTCGACAACCCGGTGCTCGAGTGGGGGAGCAAGATTCACCCCGCCACGCCATTCGTCGTCTACGGGCCGCTGGTGCTGGGGCTTTTGGCCTGGGGCTTTACCCGCGGGCCCTTGCACGTGGCCTCCAGCGCCCTGCTGTTCGCCGTGGGGTACGTGGCCTGGCAGCTGATGGAGTACGGGCTGCACCGCGGCTTCTTCCACTGGGAGGGCACGGGGCCCTTCACCCGGCGGGTGCACGCCGTCATCCACGGCTACCACCACACCTACCCGGATGACGGCCAGCGCCTCGTCATGCCGCTGGGGGCGAGCGTGCCCTTGGCCCTCGTCATTGGCGGAGGGCTCTACCTCCTGCGCGCCCCCCACCTCACGCTGCCCTTCTTCTGCGGCCTCGTCACCGGCTACATGGCCTACGACTTCATCCACTACCGCGTCCACCACGGGGGGCTGCCGGGCGCCTGGGGCAAGGAGCTGCGGGCGCGCCACATGGCGCACCACTTCAACACCCCGGACAAGAACTTCGGCATCAGCCACATGTACCTGGACGTCCTCTTCGGCACCCTGCGCCAGCGGCCCCAGCGCGATGCAGGTGCGCAGCCCCCGCGGCAGCCGGACGCGGACGGCCACGGCCACCCGACGGCCTAG
- a CDS encoding phosphatase domain-containing protein, giving the protein MVYRLAHQTHQRWSQLRRDLRTRLGIPKPLYVLPFRGYGTPARAVVKARVLEDRHVRPPEQRRSLVGAAVASYKRYATHEVPGARVQVRWGDKQWEGLTDEEGFLDLWVPPPLNARPGWHEVHLHLPDAAGQPGADAVGQVLLSGTDSELGIISDLDDTVIETGVTNPLKRAWALFLTDHRQRVPFEGVGAFYAALQAGRHEGVLNPLFYVSSSPWNLYEHLDAYLQTHEIPAGPLLLRDWGLTAQGFAPGGGHGHKLDKIRAVMDTLAPLPFLLLGDSGQEDPEHYATIVREYPSRVRCIYIRMVHSRRGREAELARLAADVRAHGSELLVVEDSVSAARHAAAQGWIRWAEVPDVQRAQGEDAAAAGVLDRLERHP; this is encoded by the coding sequence GTGGTCTACCGCCTCGCCCACCAGACCCACCAGCGCTGGAGCCAGCTGCGGCGCGACCTGCGCACCCGGCTGGGCATTCCCAAGCCTCTCTACGTGCTGCCCTTCCGCGGCTACGGCACTCCAGCGCGCGCGGTGGTGAAGGCGCGGGTGCTCGAGGACCGCCACGTGCGCCCGCCCGAGCAGCGCCGCTCGCTCGTGGGCGCCGCCGTCGCCTCCTACAAGCGCTACGCGACGCACGAGGTGCCCGGCGCGCGCGTGCAGGTGAGGTGGGGGGACAAGCAGTGGGAGGGGCTCACCGACGAGGAGGGCTTCCTCGACCTCTGGGTGCCGCCTCCCCTGAACGCCCGTCCCGGCTGGCACGAGGTGCACCTGCACCTGCCGGACGCTGCGGGCCAGCCCGGCGCGGACGCGGTGGGGCAGGTGCTGCTGAGCGGCACGGACTCGGAGCTGGGCATCATCAGCGACCTCGACGACACCGTCATCGAGACCGGCGTCACCAACCCGCTCAAGCGCGCCTGGGCGCTGTTCCTCACCGACCACCGCCAGCGCGTGCCCTTCGAGGGCGTGGGCGCCTTCTACGCCGCGCTGCAGGCGGGCCGGCACGAGGGCGTGCTCAACCCGCTCTTCTACGTCTCCAGCAGCCCGTGGAACCTCTACGAGCACCTGGATGCGTACCTCCAGACGCACGAGATCCCCGCGGGGCCCCTGCTGCTGCGCGACTGGGGCCTCACGGCGCAGGGCTTCGCGCCCGGCGGCGGGCACGGCCACAAGCTCGATAAAATCCGCGCGGTGATGGACACGCTCGCGCCGCTGCCCTTCCTGCTGCTGGGCGACAGCGGCCAGGAGGACCCCGAGCACTACGCCACCATCGTGCGCGAGTACCCCTCGCGCGTGCGCTGCATCTACATCCGCATGGTGCACAGCCGTCGCGGGCGCGAGGCGGAGCTCGCGCGGCTCGCTGCCGACGTGCGCGCCCACGGCAGCGAGCTGCTCGTGGTGGAGGACAGCGTGTCCGCGGCGCGCCACGCGGCGGCGCAGGGGTGGATCCGGTGGGCCGAGGTCCCCGACGTGCAGCGCGCCCAGGGCGAGGACGCGGCGGCCGCCGGCGTGCTGGACCGGCTCGAGCGCCACCCCTGA
- a CDS encoding DUF2780 domain-containing protein, which produces MDLIGQLTQQLGLAPDTAQAASGSLFSLIQQHAPAGAFQQLLGAAPEVAGWMSRAQGAGAVPPASSGGLGALGGGSSGGLSGMLGAAAGSMLGGAGGGAATQMAALTGMLGRFGVSPEMAMKVLPLALQFVQSKLGPQGTQQLVSGMPLLQQLLQGGGAQGQGGGLGGMLGKLF; this is translated from the coding sequence ATGGATCTCATCGGTCAGCTCACCCAGCAGCTCGGCCTCGCGCCCGACACGGCGCAGGCCGCCTCGGGCTCGCTCTTCAGCCTCATCCAGCAGCACGCACCCGCGGGCGCCTTCCAGCAGCTGCTCGGCGCCGCGCCCGAGGTGGCCGGATGGATGTCCCGGGCCCAGGGCGCGGGGGCTGTCCCGCCGGCGAGCAGCGGCGGCCTGGGGGCGCTCGGCGGCGGCAGCAGCGGCGGGCTCTCCGGGATGCTGGGCGCCGCGGCGGGCAGCATGCTGGGCGGCGCGGGCGGTGGCGCAGCGACGCAGATGGCGGCGCTCACCGGCATGCTCGGCCGCTTCGGCGTCAGCCCCGAGATGGCGATGAAGGTGCTCCCGCTCGCGCTGCAGTTCGTGCAGTCGAAGCTGGGGCCGCAGGGTACGCAGCAGCTCGTCTCCGGGATGCCGCTGCTGCAGCAGCTTCTGCAGGGAGGCGGCGCGCAGGGACAGGGCGGGGGCCTGGGCGGGATGCTGGGAAAGCTGTTCTAG
- a CDS encoding serine/threonine-protein kinase — translation MNAPPPSDPSATRRLGRYELVHTLGQGGMGEVYLAKITGAAGFEKPCIVKTVLPALLSDRQFLDRFHHEAQVLVHLVHANIAQVYDMGEAEGTYFMALEYVAGVDLAQVQEQARQSKAQLPVPVVLYLGQRMMEGLGYAHRKAGPDGLPLGIVHRDISPHNVMVSYEGEVKVIDFGLAKSAARSKYTMPSTVMGKLGYMSPEQARGEPLDHRSDIYSGAVVLWELLAGRSLVPYGTTGEMVAAMANPRVPSLCELRPDVSPELDATLRRALATAPADRYARADDLARALATHLMQTGSNLGAEEVGNFVRHLCPEAFAAQRRLLSRLSSSTGYHRSPASPAPIKLTTPAPGAQDPGMDATLLRRASFRDLVPGASTPHGGIPAVAAPTQQVAPQPAPVAAPRKSRTLLTVALAVAVFGLTLAGLRYWDSRGAPSPVKPGTVVAPGPKTPPALADKVAAPTPTGVAATSPPAETAPKPEEQAAATPPAAPASDAKPTEEKPTVTEAPPAEKPAAPVAAAPKTPRKRTRPQPETAPAGGTQLASGTEPARPAAPAPAPVAAAPVPAAPAPAAAQPRKLVGRAKLEGAFSKSVAIFNADRESWSECTVIADGNKAVRVAVIGQGMKNNFPMKEFREDDSVRRAPPNTVAVECVEGRAEFPLK, via the coding sequence ATGAACGCGCCTCCCCCGTCTGACCCCAGCGCCACGCGTCGGCTGGGCCGCTACGAGCTCGTGCACACCCTCGGACAGGGGGGCATGGGCGAGGTGTACCTGGCGAAGATCACCGGCGCCGCCGGCTTCGAGAAGCCCTGCATCGTGAAGACGGTGCTGCCCGCGCTGCTGAGCGACCGGCAGTTCCTCGACCGCTTCCACCACGAGGCGCAGGTGCTCGTGCACCTGGTGCACGCGAACATCGCGCAGGTCTACGACATGGGGGAGGCCGAGGGCACCTACTTCATGGCGCTCGAGTACGTGGCCGGCGTGGACCTCGCGCAGGTGCAGGAGCAGGCGCGCCAGAGCAAGGCGCAGCTGCCCGTGCCGGTGGTGCTCTACCTCGGCCAGCGCATGATGGAGGGCCTGGGCTACGCGCACCGCAAGGCGGGCCCGGACGGGCTGCCGCTGGGCATCGTCCACCGCGACATCTCGCCGCACAACGTGATGGTGTCCTACGAGGGCGAGGTCAAGGTCATCGACTTCGGGCTCGCGAAGTCTGCTGCGCGCAGCAAGTACACGATGCCCTCCACGGTGATGGGCAAGCTCGGGTACATGTCCCCGGAGCAGGCGCGCGGCGAGCCGCTGGACCACCGCAGCGACATCTACTCGGGCGCGGTCGTCCTCTGGGAGCTGCTCGCGGGCCGGTCGCTCGTGCCCTACGGCACCACCGGCGAGATGGTCGCCGCGATGGCCAACCCGCGCGTTCCTTCACTGTGTGAGCTGCGTCCGGACGTCTCACCCGAGCTGGACGCGACGCTGCGCCGCGCGCTCGCCACCGCGCCCGCGGACCGCTACGCGCGCGCCGATGACCTCGCGCGCGCGCTCGCCACGCACTTGATGCAGACCGGCAGCAACCTCGGCGCCGAGGAGGTGGGTAACTTCGTGCGCCACCTCTGCCCCGAGGCCTTCGCCGCGCAGCGCCGCCTGCTCTCGCGCCTGAGCAGCAGCACGGGCTACCACCGCAGCCCGGCGTCGCCTGCGCCCATCAAGCTGACGACGCCTGCGCCCGGTGCGCAGGACCCCGGGATGGACGCCACGCTGCTGCGCCGCGCCTCTTTCCGCGACCTCGTGCCGGGAGCCTCCACGCCGCACGGGGGGATTCCCGCCGTTGCTGCGCCGACGCAGCAAGTGGCGCCGCAGCCTGCGCCCGTGGCCGCACCGCGCAAGAGCCGCACGCTCCTCACGGTGGCGCTGGCGGTGGCGGTGTTCGGCCTCACGCTCGCGGGCCTGCGCTACTGGGACTCGCGCGGGGCCCCGTCCCCGGTGAAGCCGGGCACGGTGGTGGCGCCGGGGCCGAAGACGCCGCCCGCGCTCGCGGACAAGGTGGCAGCGCCCACGCCCACGGGCGTCGCCGCGACCTCGCCGCCTGCCGAGACGGCGCCGAAGCCCGAGGAGCAGGCAGCCGCGACGCCTCCCGCAGCCCCTGCATCGGACGCAAAGCCGACAGAGGAGAAGCCGACGGTGACGGAGGCGCCGCCTGCGGAGAAGCCCGCGGCGCCGGTGGCCGCCGCGCCGAAGACGCCGCGCAAGCGCACCCGTCCGCAGCCGGAGACGGCGCCTGCGGGAGGCACGCAGCTGGCGAGCGGCACCGAGCCGGCGCGTCCCGCAGCACCTGCGCCCGCGCCGGTCGCTGCGGCGCCCGTGCCGGCGGCTCCCGCACCGGCCGCTGCGCAGCCGCGCAAGCTGGTGGGCCGCGCGAAGCTGGAGGGGGCCTTCTCCAAGAGCGTGGCGATCTTCAACGCGGACCGCGAGTCGTGGAGTGAGTGCACGGTGATCGCCGACGGGAACAAGGCGGTGCGCGTGGCAGTCATCGGGCAGGGGATGAAGAACAACTTCCCGATGAAGGAGTTCCGCGAGGACGACAGCGTGCGCCGCGCGCCGCCGAACACGGTGGCCGTGGAGTGCGTGGAAGGCCGAGCGGAGTTCCCGCTCAAGTAG
- a CDS encoding NeuD/PglB/VioB family sugar acetyltransferase, with amino-acid sequence MSEEPAGVLVLGAGGHGKSVLGVLVAMGRRVLGVLDDASGLWGTRVCGVPVLGGLEELRRFPDAEAVIALGENAARRDAARRFPEARWAQVLYPGAYINPLARVGTGCVVFPGAVIGSEAFIGDHVIVSAHTTVGHDVRIEDFAQVAPGVQIAGGALIGAGAMLGIGSIVCPGVRIGAGATLGAGACAVRDVPPGARAFGVPARVVGAQ; translated from the coding sequence ATGAGTGAAGAGCCGGCAGGTGTTCTGGTGCTGGGTGCAGGCGGACACGGCAAGTCGGTGCTCGGCGTGCTCGTGGCCATGGGACGTCGCGTGCTCGGGGTGCTCGACGATGCGTCCGGGCTGTGGGGCACACGCGTGTGCGGCGTGCCCGTGCTCGGCGGGCTCGAGGAGCTTCGGCGGTTTCCCGATGCCGAGGCCGTGATTGCGCTCGGGGAGAATGCGGCCCGTCGCGATGCGGCGCGGAGATTTCCGGAAGCCCGCTGGGCCCAGGTGCTCTACCCCGGCGCGTACATCAACCCGCTCGCTCGCGTGGGCACAGGGTGCGTCGTGTTCCCCGGCGCGGTCATCGGCTCCGAGGCCTTCATCGGCGACCACGTCATCGTCAGCGCGCACACCACCGTGGGCCATGACGTGCGCATCGAGGACTTCGCCCAGGTCGCGCCCGGTGTGCAGATTGCCGGAGGCGCGCTGATTGGCGCAGGCGCGATGCTCGGCATCGGGAGCATCGTGTGCCCGGGCGTGCGCATCGGGGCCGGGGCCACGCTCGGCGCGGGGGCCTGTGCCGTGCGGGATGTGCCTCCGGGGGCCCGGGCCTTTGGTGTTCCGGCGCGCGTGGTGGGGGCGCAGTAG
- a CDS encoding response regulator transcription factor, which translates to MSNPSILIVEDDTNLRLTLTDNLQDEGYQVQGAASAKEAQALLAQRTFDLLILDVMLPDGDGYSLCRSLRAKGVKSMVLMLTARTLEDDLVRGFEAGAQDYLAKPYRLRELLARVGALLRRGGVAPVQQSVAFGGFTLDLAKRQLSSPAGTGIELTRKEFDLLAFLLSHRDRALTRDEILDAVWGQDVVVDPHTVDNFVSSLRKKLNWTSEAGFAIHTIRGVGFRMEVA; encoded by the coding sequence ATGAGCAACCCCTCCATCCTCATCGTGGAAGACGACACCAACCTGCGCCTCACCCTCACCGACAACCTGCAGGACGAGGGCTACCAGGTGCAGGGGGCCGCGAGCGCGAAGGAGGCGCAGGCGCTGCTCGCCCAGCGCACGTTCGACCTGCTCATCCTGGACGTGATGCTGCCAGACGGGGACGGGTACAGCCTGTGCCGCAGCCTCAGGGCCAAGGGCGTGAAGAGCATGGTGCTGATGCTCACCGCGCGCACGCTGGAGGACGACCTCGTGCGCGGCTTCGAGGCGGGGGCGCAGGACTACCTCGCGAAGCCGTACCGGCTGCGGGAGCTGCTCGCGCGCGTGGGCGCGCTCTTGCGGCGCGGCGGCGTGGCGCCGGTGCAGCAGAGTGTCGCGTTCGGCGGGTTCACGCTGGACCTCGCGAAGCGGCAGCTGAGCTCGCCCGCGGGCACGGGCATCGAGCTCACGCGCAAGGAGTTCGACCTGCTCGCGTTCCTCTTGAGCCACCGCGACCGCGCGCTCACGCGGGATGAGATCCTGGACGCCGTGTGGGGACAGGACGTGGTGGTGGACCCGCACACCGTGGACAACTTCGTGAGCAGCCTGCGCAAGAAGCTCAACTGGACGAGCGAGGCCGGCTTCGCCATCCACACCATCCGCGGCGTGGGCTTCCGGATGGAAGTCGCGTGA
- a CDS encoding HAMP domain-containing sensor histidine kinase, which produces MLRRLLPTLVLLSLGLLVLGWGLFRLQRIFAAEADRARASLSARREALAQYASESLRHTLRQAYERVTPMMEAARQDPLAPAEGLYLHERGEQVLPRVARWDLEAEGKARSAYAALREGSVQPGDKSKEGPWAERLALLAQLGRALERHDVARTDHLFSQVLLHRGAFRVATLEDLPYMVVLLERLYEGTEPFPDLMRGLLRDGVSDGQGGRVEGLQRQLLLQRTRFGPRDFDFLREHIARLSERAGAPYADFEARARELADAPLPLPGALSEAVVNGDWYLAPYPDGSVRGVAIDLPSLVQDLTEEMRGRGLIGPEGEVVSPAANMPLRRFATLRLPVESPEWERDSADIAQHYRLKTALLAGCALLGLALFALLFLAQLRKWRFVELKSDFVAAVSHELRTPLASIRLMAETLERKLSGAPGAKDYPQRIVREADGLSFLVENLLSFHRIDKGRWVPRRSRVRLEELVGALRQDLAAWSERPVQLRASVGSMELDADAPLLRLLFSNLGRNACAYNTRQPVELDIEAQAGGRVLFRDNGVGIPKGEWERVFEEFHRLRGSGPEVHGSGLGLALCRRIMALHGGTLRIAESSPAGTTFELTFPETAS; this is translated from the coding sequence ATGCTCCGCAGGCTCCTACCCACCCTCGTGCTGCTGTCGCTCGGACTGCTCGTCCTGGGCTGGGGCCTCTTCCGGCTGCAGCGCATCTTCGCCGCGGAGGCAGACAGGGCGCGCGCCTCGCTCTCCGCGCGCCGGGAGGCGCTCGCGCAGTACGCCTCCGAGTCCCTGCGCCACACGCTGCGCCAGGCCTACGAGCGCGTGACGCCGATGATGGAGGCCGCGCGCCAGGACCCGCTCGCGCCCGCGGAGGGCCTGTACCTGCACGAGCGCGGCGAGCAGGTGCTGCCGCGCGTGGCCCGCTGGGACCTCGAGGCCGAGGGCAAGGCGCGCAGCGCGTACGCGGCGCTGCGCGAGGGCAGCGTGCAGCCCGGGGACAAGTCCAAGGAGGGCCCCTGGGCCGAGCGCCTCGCGCTGCTCGCACAGCTGGGGCGCGCGCTGGAGCGCCACGACGTGGCGCGCACCGACCACCTCTTCTCCCAGGTGCTCCTGCACCGCGGCGCCTTCCGCGTCGCCACGCTCGAGGACCTGCCCTACATGGTGGTGCTGCTCGAGCGCCTCTACGAGGGCACCGAGCCCTTCCCCGACCTGATGCGCGGCCTCCTGCGCGACGGCGTCTCGGACGGCCAGGGCGGCCGCGTGGAGGGGCTGCAGCGCCAGCTGCTGCTGCAGCGCACGCGCTTCGGCCCGCGCGACTTCGACTTCCTGCGCGAGCACATCGCGCGCCTCAGCGAGCGCGCGGGCGCCCCGTACGCGGACTTCGAGGCGCGGGCGCGCGAGCTCGCTGACGCGCCCCTGCCGCTGCCGGGCGCGCTGAGCGAGGCGGTGGTGAACGGAGACTGGTACCTCGCGCCCTACCCGGACGGCTCGGTGCGCGGCGTGGCCATCGACCTGCCCTCGCTGGTGCAGGACCTCACCGAGGAGATGCGCGGGCGGGGGCTGATCGGCCCCGAGGGCGAGGTGGTGTCTCCGGCGGCGAACATGCCCCTGCGCCGCTTCGCCACGCTGCGGCTGCCGGTGGAGTCGCCCGAGTGGGAGCGCGACAGCGCGGACATCGCGCAGCACTACCGGCTGAAGACGGCGCTGCTCGCGGGCTGCGCGCTGCTGGGGCTCGCGCTCTTCGCGCTGCTCTTCCTCGCGCAGCTGCGCAAGTGGCGCTTCGTGGAGCTCAAGAGCGACTTCGTCGCCGCGGTGAGCCACGAGCTGCGCACGCCGCTCGCCTCCATCCGCCTCATGGCCGAGACGCTGGAGCGCAAGCTCTCGGGCGCGCCGGGCGCGAAGGACTACCCGCAGCGCATCGTGCGCGAGGCGGACGGCCTGAGCTTCCTCGTGGAGAACCTGCTGTCCTTCCACCGCATCGACAAGGGGCGCTGGGTGCCGCGCCGCTCGCGCGTGCGGCTGGAGGAGCTGGTGGGCGCGCTGCGCCAGGACCTCGCCGCGTGGAGCGAGCGCCCGGTGCAGCTGCGCGCGAGCGTGGGCAGCATGGAACTGGACGCGGATGCGCCGCTCCTGCGGCTGCTCTTCAGCAACCTCGGCCGCAATGCCTGCGCGTACAACACGCGCCAGCCGGTGGAGCTGGACATCGAGGCGCAAGCCGGCGGCCGCGTGCTGTTCCGCGACAACGGCGTGGGCATTCCGAAGGGCGAGTGGGAGCGCGTCTTCGAGGAGTTCCACCGCCTGCGCGGCAGCGGCCCCGAGGTGCACGGCAGCGGGCTGGGGCTCGCGCTGTGCCGCCGCATCATGGCCCTGCACGGGGGCACCCTGCGCATCGCCGAGTCCAGCCCCGCGGGCACCACCTTCGAGCTCACCTTCCCGGAGACCGCCTCATGA